From Triticum urartu cultivar G1812 chromosome 2, Tu2.1, whole genome shotgun sequence, a single genomic window includes:
- the LOC125540830 gene encoding two-component response regulator ORR42-like: MELKAKGSTSIKALLLEDIGVSRLVLSTILLRLHCEVTLAMNGKEAVDLFLAGKKFDIVLFDKNMPIMTCPEAIVKIRATGETDVKMVGVSADNHAMEPFMSAGADLFVPKPMRMEALGPIIQEVFNKKKNEMA, translated from the exons ATGGAGCTCAAGGCCAAAGGATCCACCTCTATCAAGGCACTACTTCTAGAGGACATTGGAGTTTCTAGGTTGGTCCTCTCAACAATTCTGCTCAGACTTCACTGTGAGGTTACTCTAGCCATGAATGGGAAGGAAGCTGTTGATTTGTTCCTTGCGGGGAAAAAGTTTGACATTGTTTTGTTCGATAAGAATATGCCCATCATGACTTGTCCAGAG GCAATTGTGAAGATTCGTGCTACGGGGGAAACTGATGTGAAGATGGTTGGGGTTTCTGCCGATAACCATGCCATGGAGCCGTTCATGAGTGCTGGTGCTGATTTATTTGTGCCCAAACCAATGAGGATGGAGGCTCTTGGCCCTATCATTCAGGAGGTcttcaacaagaagaagaatgagatGGCCTAG